In Apis mellifera strain DH4 linkage group LG3, Amel_HAv3.1, whole genome shotgun sequence, one DNA window encodes the following:
- the LOC409872 gene encoding TRPL translocation defect protein 14 isoform X4: protein MIQIENTFFQLGDSCTRNCLIICDRGAMDASAFISKDKWELLMASNGWNSVELRDNRYNQIIHMVSAANGAEEFYSTEEHACRSEGVELARELDYKAAAAWVGHPYFDVIDNSQDFETKICRMIECVCQKLGIDTGDRLRASSRKVKFLVKDPLPPDSEFPPFQDFDVVHNYLQSNNPKMQARLRKRGQKGHWSYIHTIRRPKMCGQVIEVKTQLTHRDYLNMLAQRDDSHFTIFKRRRCFLINNQYFQLDIYREPAHPRCRGLMLLETYTALSGDELKNILPQFLTIEKEVTGNPDYSMFNLSLREEWNNTNKYCHNLHDYALAGLGESGSTEIKNICPSSSKKKISGVDHYRVNGIDKVVNGVQNGVHDVTNSNVTFVERNSKIKNNSQESNSSTTILNDDSKNKRV, encoded by the exons ATGATACAAATAGAGAATACGTTCTTCCAGCTGGGTGACAGCTGTACAAGAAATTGTCTTATTATTTGTGATCGTGGTGCCATGGATGCTTCTGCAT TTATTTCAAAGGATAAGTGGGAATTACTGATGGCTTCGAACGGATGGAATAGTGTCGAACTTCGAGACAATAGGTATAATCAAATCATCCATATGGTCTCAGCGGCAAATGGTGCTGAAGAATTCTATTCGACGGAAGAACATGCATGTCGATCGGAAGGTGTCGAATTGGCTCGGGAACTCGATTACAAAGCGGCCGCCGCCTGGGTCGGACATCCTTATTTCGATGTAATAGATAACTCGCAAGATTTTGAGACAAAGATCTGTCGTATGATCGAATGTGTGTGCCAAAAACTGGGTATCGATACTGGAGATAGATTACGAGCGAGTAGCAGAAAAGTCAAGTTTCTTGTCAAAGATCCTTTGCCACCAGACTCTGAGTTTCCACCGTTTCAGGACTTTGATGTTGTCCATAACTACCTCCAAAGTAACAATCCGAAGATGCAAGCTCGTCTTCGTAAACGTGGCCAAAAAG GTCACTGGTCTTATATTCATACGATTCGACGTCCAAAAATGTGTGGCCAAGTGATTGAAGTTAAAACACAACTGACTCATCGAGATTATTTGAACATGCTCGCTCAACGCGATGATTCACATTTCACCATTTTCAAACGTCGACGTTGTTTCCTCATCAACAATCAGTATTTccaattagatatatatagagaacCCGCTCATCCAAG aTGTCGAGGATTGATGCTGCTTGAAACGTACACAGCATTATCAGGAGATGAacttaagaatatattaccACAGTTCCTGACAATCGAAAAAGAAGTCACTGGAAATCCAGATTACAGTATGTTCAATCTTAGTCTACGAGAAGAATGGAATAATACCAATAAATATTGCCATAATTTACACG ATTACGCCCTTGCAGGCTTGGGAGAATCTGGATcgacagaaattaaaaatatttgtccttcatcgagtaaaaaaaaaataagcggAGTTGATCATTATAGAGTTAATGGTATAGATAAAGTTGTAAATGGCGTACAAAATGGCGTTCACGATGTTACGAATAGTAACGTGACATTTGTCGAACGaaatagcaaaataaaaaataatagtcaaGAATCTAATAGTTCTACTACAATACTGAACgatgattctaaaaataaaagagtatAA
- the LOC409872 gene encoding TRPL translocation defect protein 14 isoform X3, which produces MEGFKFQENLLRTMIQIENTFFQLGDSCTRNCLIICDRGAMDASAFISKDKWELLMASNGWNSVELRDNRYNQIIHMVSAANGAEEFYSTEEHACRSEGVELARELDYKAAAAWVGHPYFDVIDNSQDFETKICRMIECVCQKLGIDTGDRLRASSRKVKFLVKDPLPPDSEFPPFQDFDVVHNYLQSNNPKMQARLRKRGQKGHWSYIHTIRRPKMCGQVIEVKTQLTHRDYLNMLAQRDDSHFTIFKRRRCFLINNQYFQLDIYREPAHPRCRGLMLLETYTALSGDELKNILPQFLTIEKEVTGNPDYSMFNLSLREEWNNTNKYCHNLHDYALAGLGESGSTEIKNICPSSSKKKISGVDHYRVNGIDKVVNGVQNGVHDVTNSNVTFVERNSKIKNNSQESNSSTTILNDDSKNKRV; this is translated from the exons gatttaaatttcaagagaATCTTTTACGTACGATGATACAAATAGAGAATACGTTCTTCCAGCTGGGTGACAGCTGTACAAGAAATTGTCTTATTATTTGTGATCGTGGTGCCATGGATGCTTCTGCAT TTATTTCAAAGGATAAGTGGGAATTACTGATGGCTTCGAACGGATGGAATAGTGTCGAACTTCGAGACAATAGGTATAATCAAATCATCCATATGGTCTCAGCGGCAAATGGTGCTGAAGAATTCTATTCGACGGAAGAACATGCATGTCGATCGGAAGGTGTCGAATTGGCTCGGGAACTCGATTACAAAGCGGCCGCCGCCTGGGTCGGACATCCTTATTTCGATGTAATAGATAACTCGCAAGATTTTGAGACAAAGATCTGTCGTATGATCGAATGTGTGTGCCAAAAACTGGGTATCGATACTGGAGATAGATTACGAGCGAGTAGCAGAAAAGTCAAGTTTCTTGTCAAAGATCCTTTGCCACCAGACTCTGAGTTTCCACCGTTTCAGGACTTTGATGTTGTCCATAACTACCTCCAAAGTAACAATCCGAAGATGCAAGCTCGTCTTCGTAAACGTGGCCAAAAAG GTCACTGGTCTTATATTCATACGATTCGACGTCCAAAAATGTGTGGCCAAGTGATTGAAGTTAAAACACAACTGACTCATCGAGATTATTTGAACATGCTCGCTCAACGCGATGATTCACATTTCACCATTTTCAAACGTCGACGTTGTTTCCTCATCAACAATCAGTATTTccaattagatatatatagagaacCCGCTCATCCAAG aTGTCGAGGATTGATGCTGCTTGAAACGTACACAGCATTATCAGGAGATGAacttaagaatatattaccACAGTTCCTGACAATCGAAAAAGAAGTCACTGGAAATCCAGATTACAGTATGTTCAATCTTAGTCTACGAGAAGAATGGAATAATACCAATAAATATTGCCATAATTTACACG ATTACGCCCTTGCAGGCTTGGGAGAATCTGGATcgacagaaattaaaaatatttgtccttcatcgagtaaaaaaaaaataagcggAGTTGATCATTATAGAGTTAATGGTATAGATAAAGTTGTAAATGGCGTACAAAATGGCGTTCACGATGTTACGAATAGTAACGTGACATTTGTCGAACGaaatagcaaaataaaaaataatagtcaaGAATCTAATAGTTCTACTACAATACTGAACgatgattctaaaaataaaagagtatAA
- the LOC552192 gene encoding uncharacterized protein LOC552192 isoform X1, giving the protein MASLVADYGTSSSSESNSDDISDDADNTFKEEEEEDDEEEENNENNEICKTASKEKLPLPTPDFNGIPTMKTSVFSNPFVEAEKAKSAILEKHVKMTPTLDDTKMINGKKICWNYRKGRCRFGHNCTFAHDSDLHRTATELETIRTPQETIICQTPYNGQVSINDDDEIDQENNQMNRRKKRPGLSQSLIPSKKVLKMYKAQQAKAISR; this is encoded by the exons ATGGCTTCCTTGGTTGCAGATTATGGAACTTCCTCAAGCTCAGAAAGTAATAGTGATGATATTTCGGATGATGCCGATAACAC TTttaaggaagaggaagaagaagatgatgaagaagaagaaaataatgaaaacaacGAAATATGTAAAACAGCTTCCAAAGAAAAACTTCCATTACCAACTCCAGATTTTAATGGCATACCTACAATGAAAACTTCAGTCTTCTCAAATCCATTTGTTGAAGCAGAAAAAGCAAAAAGTGCAATTCTTGAAAAACATGTAAAAATGACTCCAACTCTTGATGatacaaaaatgataaatggtaaaaaaatttgttggaaTTATAGAAAAGGTAGATGCCGGTTTGGACATAATTGTACTTTTGCACATGATTCTGATTTACATCGTACAGCAACTGAATTAGAAACAATTAGAACACCAcaagaaacaattatttgtcAAACTCCTTATAATGGTCAAGTTTCcattaatgatgatgatgaaatagatcaagaaaataatcaaatgaatAGGCGTAAGAAGAGGCCAGGATTAAGTCAATCTTTAATACCAAGCAAGAAAGTCTTAAAAATGTACAAAGCACAACAAGCTAAAGCTATTAGTaggtaa
- the LOC552192 gene encoding uncharacterized protein LOC552192 isoform X2 encodes MNYNYYIFNIIFCTKEEEEEDDEEEENNENNEICKTASKEKLPLPTPDFNGIPTMKTSVFSNPFVEAEKAKSAILEKHVKMTPTLDDTKMINGKKICWNYRKGRCRFGHNCTFAHDSDLHRTATELETIRTPQETIICQTPYNGQVSINDDDEIDQENNQMNRRKKRPGLSQSLIPSKKVLKMYKAQQAKAISR; translated from the exons atgaattataattactacatctttaacattatattttgcacaaag gaagaggaagaagaagatgatgaagaagaagaaaataatgaaaacaacGAAATATGTAAAACAGCTTCCAAAGAAAAACTTCCATTACCAACTCCAGATTTTAATGGCATACCTACAATGAAAACTTCAGTCTTCTCAAATCCATTTGTTGAAGCAGAAAAAGCAAAAAGTGCAATTCTTGAAAAACATGTAAAAATGACTCCAACTCTTGATGatacaaaaatgataaatggtaaaaaaatttgttggaaTTATAGAAAAGGTAGATGCCGGTTTGGACATAATTGTACTTTTGCACATGATTCTGATTTACATCGTACAGCAACTGAATTAGAAACAATTAGAACACCAcaagaaacaattatttgtcAAACTCCTTATAATGGTCAAGTTTCcattaatgatgatgatgaaatagatcaagaaaataatcaaatgaatAGGCGTAAGAAGAGGCCAGGATTAAGTCAATCTTTAATACCAAGCAAGAAAGTCTTAAAAATGTACAAAGCACAACAAGCTAAAGCTATTAGTaggtaa
- the LOC100576677 gene encoding DNA repair protein RAD51 homolog 4, which translates to MTELSTAVNSKLSNIVIEQLQHKHICTVIQFIDEDSEKLASFTGLSLKDIIEIKRNICKKYGGQVKNAFQLFEIEEKNIISTNLSSLDNLLKGGLYCGQIYEICGLSASGKTQLCFSIAINIALKSNNLVRYIDTKRDFSGSRIEQILLKKNYNKQVINEIMERIKVCCVYNMHQLLKVLHWLSINLKEENEDCRTRIIIIDSLPALIFKFSKDHKTTIILNHLANICHFLAKEFNLSIISVNLISQWNNINEEGTSASSNENILIKPTLGKYWAHVPNTRLLLEKQELGNRKISIWNSFQLEADLACTLIVNDSGVSC; encoded by the exons atgacTGAACTAAGTACAGctgtaaattcgaaattatcaaACATCGTAATAGAACAATTACAACATAAACATATTTGTActgttatacaatttatagatgaagattctgaaaaattaGCATCTTTTACAGGATTGTCAttaaag gacataattgaaattaaacgaaatatttgtaaaaaatatggagGTCAAGTTAAAAAtgcttttcaattatttgaaatagaagaaaaaaatattatttctacaaaCTTATCAag tttagacaatttattaaaaggtGGTTTATATTGTGgtcaaatatatgaaatatgtgGTTTATCTGCAAGTGGAAAAACACAATTGTGTTTTTcaattgcaattaatattgCACTTAAATCCAATAATCTTGTAAGATATATTGATacaaaaagagatttttctgGTTCAAGAatagaacaaattttattaaagaaaaattataataagcag gttataaatgaaattatggaACGTATCAAAGTATgttgtgtatataatatgcatCAATTACTTAAAGTTTTACATTggttatcaattaatttaaaagaagaaaatgaagactGCCGtacaagaattataattattgattcttTACCAgcactaatttttaaattttctaaagatcATAAAACAACAATTATCTTAAATCATCTAGCAAATATTTGTCATTTTCTTgctaaagaatttaatttatcaattattagtgttaatttaattagtcaatggaataatattaatgaagaaGGAACAAGTGCAagttcaaatgaaaatattctaattaaaccTACTTTAGGAAAATATTGGGCACATGTTCCTAatacaagattattattagaaaaacagGAACTTGGaaacagaaaaatttcgatttggaATAGTTTTCAATTAGAAGCAGATCTTGCATGCACtttaattgtaaatgattCTGGTGTttcatgttaa